Proteins found in one Salvelinus sp. IW2-2015 unplaced genomic scaffold, ASM291031v2 Un_scaffold2496, whole genome shotgun sequence genomic segment:
- the mlnr gene encoding growth hormone secretagogue receptor type 1 has protein sequence MPWSRPQSELLPPPRPANNMEVDDHHYEGSLFPTSTLIPVTVICLLLFLVGVLGNIMTILIIQRFKDMKTTTNLYLSSMAVSDLLIFLCLPFDLYRLWKYVPWLFGEVVCRLFHYVNEGCTYATILHITALSMERYLAICFPLRAKVVVTKRRVQYIIMALWTFALLSAAPMLFLVGVEYDNDTYPDYSTRQCKHTNYAIRSGQLHTMIWVSTTYFFCPMFCLVFLYGSIVRKLWKSKNDLQGPNAAARKRSHRQTVKILVIVVLAFVICWLPYHIGRSLFAQVDDYEEAKLSQDFNVGSMVLCYLSASINPVLYNLMSRKYRAAVHRLFLLRHEPHPRRYGDNNHRPTGQRQQLSLREETTTLDDTMIGV, from the exons ATGCCGTGGTCCAGACCCCAGTCGGAGCTCCTCCCTCCCCCGCGGCCTGCGAACAACATGGAGGTTGATGACCATCACTACGAAGGCTCTCTGTTCCCCACCTCCACCCTCATCCCTGTTACCGtcatctgtctcctcctcttcctggtcGGCGTGTTGGGAAACATCATGACTATCCTCATCATCCAG CGCTTCAAGGATATGAAGACTACCACTAACCTCTACCTGTCCTCCATGGCTGTGTCCgacctcctcatcttcctctgccTGCCCTTTGACCTCTACCGTCTGTGGAAGTACGTCCCCTGGTTGTTTGGGGAGGTGGTGTGTCGTCTGTTCCACTACGTCAACGAGGGCTGTACGTACGCCACCATCCTCCACATCACCGCCCTCAGCATGGAGCGATACCTGGCCATCTGTTTCCCCCTCAGAGCTAAAGTGGTGGTGACCAAACGCAGGGTGCAGTACATCATTATGGCTCTGTGGACCTTTGCTCTGCTCTCTGCTGCCCCCATGCTGTTTCTGGTGGGTGTGGAGTATGACAACGACACATACCCGGACTACAGTACGAGACAGTGTAAACATACCAACTATGCCATCAGGTCAGGGCAGTTGCACACAATGATCTGGGTCTCCACTACGTATTTCTTCTGTCCCATGTTCTGCCTGGTTTTCCTGTACGGCTCCATTGTACGGAAGCTGTGGAAGAGTAAGAACGACCTGCAGGGTCCCAACGCCGCGGCCCGGAAGAGGTCGCACAGACAGACCGTCAAAATACTGG TGATAGTAGTCCTGGCGTTTGTGATCTGTTGGCTGCCCTACCATATTGGCCGTAGCCTGTTTGCCCAGGTGGATGACTACGAGGAGGCGAAACTGAGCCAGGACTTCAACGTAGGCTCCATGGTCCTCTGTTACCTCAGCGCCTCCATCAACCCTGTCCTCTACAACCTCATGTCCAGGAAGTACCGCGCCGCCGTGCACCGCCTCTTCCTGCTTAGACACGAGCCCCACCCCCGACGCTATGGTGACAACAACCATCGACCAACCGGACAGAGACAGCAGCTGTCCCTCAGAGAAGAAACCACCACACTGGACGATACCATGATCGGAGTGTAG